In Juglans regia cultivar Chandler chromosome 13, Walnut 2.0, whole genome shotgun sequence, the following proteins share a genomic window:
- the LOC108984487 gene encoding uncharacterized protein LOC108984487 — protein MALCGPATHGLSLVCSKSHARTRRPRRSRGSGVVHILAAYDVTGREGVQVVGYEEGQLDRPRWVGATPLSRLVGALISFKPLYSLLKLGARRVLINTAEKKNIPWREMTMEILESDVYKELESIQNPSVVYPDYYLNPFHAYDEGNLSWLAAAEAEAATLSMARRAVPGASSLDEANEIIRGNWLQAIEQHHLQYSGNSMIRDILDIGCSVGVSTGYLADKFPSAKVTGLDLSPYFLAVAQFKEKKRFPRKNPISWIHANGEDTGLSSNSFDIVSMAYVLHECPKRAIVNLVKEAFRLLRPGGTVAFTDNSPKSKILQELSPVLFTLMKSTEPFLDEYYLTDLEGTMREIGFVNIRTLLTDPRHRTVTGTVPR, from the exons ATGGCATTGTGTGGCCCCGCTACTCACGGCCTTTCCCTTGTCTGCTCCAAAAGCCACGCAAGAACGAGAAGGCCGAGAAGAAGTAGAGGCTCTGGGGTGGTTCACATTCTGGCGGCGTATGACGTGACTGGAAGGGAAGGTGTTCAAGTGGTGGGGTACGAAGAAGGACAACTGGACCGTCCCAGATGGGTTGGTGCAACCCCTCTCTCTCGCCTCGTCGGTGCTCTAATTTCGTTCAAGCCCCTCTACTCTCTGCTCAAGCTCGGAGCCAGACGCGTCCTTatcaa CACTGCTGAGAAGAAGAACATTCCGTGGAGGGAAATGACAATGGAGATTCTGGAATCAGATGTATACAAGGAATTGGAGAGCATTCAGAACCCTTCAGTTGTATACCCAGACT ATTATTTGAATCCTTTCCATGCATATGATGAGGGCAACCTTTCATGGTTG GCCGCTGCTGAAGCAGAGGCTGCAACCTTGTCAATGGCAAGACGAGCTGTACCTGGTGCTTCTTCATTAGATGAAGCTAATGAAATAATACGTGGAAATTGGCTTCAAGCAATTGAGCAACATCATCTACAGTATTCTGGAAATTCCATGATCAGGGACATTCTAGATATTGGATGCTCTGTAGGTGTCAGCACAGGATATCTTGCTGACAAGTTTCCGTCGGCCAAAGTGACT GGTCTAGATTTGTCACCTTACTTTCTTGCTGTAGCTCAatttaaggaaaagaaaagatttcCTAGAAAGAATCCAATCAGCTGGATTCATGCAAATGGGGAAGACACGGGATTGTCTTCCAACTCATTTGACATTGTTTCCATGGCTTATGTG CTTCATGAATGTCCTAAAAGAGCAATAGTCAATCTAGTGAAGGAAGCATTCCGTCTCCTTCGACCTGGAGGCACCGTTGCCTTTACAGATAATTCG CCAAAGTCCAAGATCCTTCAG GAATTGTCTCCAGTTCTGTTCACATTGATGAAGAGCACTGAACCGTTTTTAGATGAATATTACTTGACTGATTTGGAAGGAACAATGAGAGAAATTGGCTTTGTGAATATAAGAACGCTTCTGACAGACCCAAGACACAGGACAGTGACTGGCACAGTGCCTCGGTAA